CTAaagactagaaaaagaagaggaaaataaacaatCATAAAGCAGAAGAGAGGATGTATTTGGAATGAGTTAAGTTGAAAGAGACTGCTGTTTAAGGGGAATGATGTAGAAAATGGAATATGAACGGGAGGAGAATTAGAGACAGACATAACCTGGGGTGTGCAAGAGGATTGCTGAGTGGCCTGAGGGCCCAGTTGGGGTTGGAAAGTCTATCAGATGAACCGATATTTGGAGGGTTCTCTATCTTTCTCTCACGGTGGTCATTATGAAATGGGAGAAATCAGATGCTTAAAGGGACCCAAGACTGAGAGTAAATAGTGCAGATGTGGTATTTCCAAGACAAGGGGATGAAGATACAGTCAGTCCTGAATTAATAATATGCCCTAAGATCCTGCCTGgataaggaaagaagggaagagaaaagaaaatgcttgGGTTACTGGGCATCTCAACAGGACCAAACAGCAGATGATGTGGGATCCAGCTATAATGAGATTTGAGTCATAATGGGATACTAGAGTTGAGTCTTTTGGAAGTGAAATCATGCCCAGTGATGCCAAGTGGCTGCAGGCAGGTGAAATGCTAAGAAATTAAAGGGTGAAAGGCCACTTTGTGTGGGATGGGCCTTCCGTGTAAATATTGAGGTCACCTAGAATGAGGACAGGACTTGAAGCGTCAAGGAAGCCTGTTGAGTTGGCCCTTCAAGTATAGGGAAGAGTGAGAATAATACCCATATCTACTCACCACTCTCAGTCCCAACTCCTTGGTTGGTAGTCAGCACTAGGGAGGACTATAGGGGAAGCAATTAGATCAGGAAAAAAACCTGGTGTCAGGGAAGGCCAGGAAGTGAAGGGAAGGTTTTGAATCAATCTACTCaactgctctggtggctcagacggtaaagagtctgcctataatgcgggagacccgggttcgatctcttggccaggaagatcctctggagaaggaaatggcaacccactccagtgctcttgcctggaaaatcccatggatggaggagcctggtaggctacagtctatggggtcgcaaagagttggacatgactgagcgacttcattttacTCAACTGCTCACTCTCTGGTTCATTTGTTGATCTTCAAGCTGAGTGGGAAAAACACAGGTGAACTCTTCCCAGGACACGTGGTACTATTTTGGCCCCGTGAAGTTGTGGAATGGATGAGCTCTGTATTTTCTGCTGGCTTTAATATCTGTGAGTCCTTGATATAACTGCTAGAGTCTGCCTGAGATGTCACAGTTATTGTCCAACGGCTTGTCTGAAGAAAGGATCTATAAGGAAGGAACCTGAAGCTTGCTTCTCAAAAgtgcaaaaatacaaaccaaaaaaccTGATTGCAGACATCTCAGTGCATCTTTGTGTCAGAGGAAGAATCCTAAAATTTTAGAATAAGCcagtctagtcaagctatggtttttccagtagtcatgtatggatatgagagttggactataaagaaagctgagccccaaagaatggatgcttttgaactgtggtgttggagaagactcttgagagtcccttggactgcaaggagatccaaccagtccaccctaaaggagatcagtcctgaatattcattggaaggactgatgctgaagcggaaactccaatactttggccacctgatgggaagaactgactcatttgaaaagcccctgatgctgggaaagattgaaggcaggaggagaaggggacgacagaggatgagatggttggatgacatcaccaactcaatggacatgagtgtgaataagttctgggagttggtgatggacagggaagcctggcatgctgcaatccatggggtcgcaaagagtcagacatgactgagtgactgaactgaactgaacggaatatAATCCAGTGGTTAAATTTTGAAGACCAGTTGTTTTCCACTAACCAGATGTGTAGTTTGGGCGGGGTTTTCGACCTCTCTGTATCTCATTTTCctcaagaagaaaaatgagagtAACAGTAGCATGTATCTAATAGAGTTGCTGGGAATATTTTTTAACATGATGCATGTAaagctttaaatatatttcaaagaactCAATATGTGTGAACTTTCActatgttattataaaataattattattataggaAGGACCCTATATTATTATAGGAAGGACTACATTTCTGCTGTCAGTAAAACTCTACAGAAGGAAATATCCTAAAGCAAAgtgttcaaaaataaatacacaccaTTCCTCTTTCTGGAAGCCTGTCCCTGACATGGGAAGTTTCCAAGCATGTCATGAACTCTTAGGATTTCAAGAAAGTTTGGCCGTTCCATCAGTCAAACAGAAGCATGTTCTCTTGCCCTTGGAAATCATATGTCTCCAAGTGTTTCCAGGTTTGCATTTTTGACAATCCAGGGGGAATTTCTTAGTTGAGAACACTGAGTGATCTCTCCCTTTATTCCCCTCTTTTTCCACCTTTTAGAGGTCCTCCTCTTAAGTTTTATTCTTTCCCCATACTTCTCCTTTATCCCTTCTTCCATTTTAGTCTCCTTCATCACACACCACACCCCTTTACTCTTTCTCACATCTTATTCCACTTCTCTGCATCACTTCTATTCTTCACCACCCCTCTTCTTCATTCTTCATCACCCTAGTTTATTCTATCTCACTTCTTTATTCCACTTCTCTCCATGCCCTTATTTCATATCACCCCTTCCCCTTTATTCCCCAACACTTTCCTTTATCCCACCTCTCCTTTGTTTATTCCACTTTGCCCCTTTTATTCAATTTCTCTCCATACTTTTATCCCATATGACCACTTCCTCTCCACTCCTCCTCACCTGCTCTCCTTTATCCCACATCACCTCCCTGTATCCCACTTGCCTCTTTATCCCACCTCACCACTTTTATTCTACTTTACCCCCTTTATTCAACCTCACCCTCTTTATTCAGTTTCCCTCCATCCCTTTATCCCATGTCACCCCCTGCCCTCTATTCCTTATCACCTGCTCTCCTTTATCCCACCTCACCCCTCTGTACCCCACCTCACCCGTCCTATTGCACCTCACCCCCTTTATTCAATTTCTCTCCATCCCTTTATCCCATGCCACCACTTCCTCTCCTCACCTGCTCTCCTTTATCCCACATCACCTCCCTGTATCCCACTTGCCTTTTTATCCCACCTCACTTTTATTCTACTTTACCCCCTTTATTCCCCTTTACTCAGTTTCTCTCCATCCTTTTATCCCTTGTCACCCCCTCCCTCTATTCCTTATCACCTGCTCTCCTTTATCTTACATCACCCCTCTGTACCCCACCTCACCCCTTTATTCCACCTCCCCCATTTCATTCCATCTCACCCCCTCTATTGCACCTCACCCCCTTTATTCAATTTCTCTCCATCCCTTTATCCCATGTCACCTCTCCCCTACTCATCACCTGCTCTCCTTTATGCCATATCACCCCTGTATCCCATCTCCCCCCTTTATTGCACCTCACCCCCTTTATTCAATTTCTCTCCATCCCTTTATCCCATGCCACCCCTCTCCCCTACTCATCACCTGCTCTCCTTTATGCCGTATCACCCCCTGTAACCCACCTCCCCCTTTTATTCCTTCAACCTCCATTATTGCACCTCACCCCCTTTATTCAATTTCTCCTTCCCTTTATCCCATGTCACCCCCTCCCCTTTACTTACCACCTGCTCTCCTTTATGCCAtatcccgccccgccccccccgtaTCCCACCTCCTCCGTTTATTCCGTATCACTCCCTTTTACTGCACCGCATCCCCTTTATTCAATTTCTCTTGGTCTCATTATCCCACCTCACCCCCTCCTCTCTACTCCTCATCACCCACTCTTCTTATCCCACCCCCCTTATGCCACCTCATCCCCCCTTTATTAGACCTCAACCCCTTTATTCCATTTTTCTCCATCCCCTTATTCCACATCACCCCTTCCCCTTTATTCCACTGACTTCATCCCTTTATACCATGTCACCCCTCCCCTTTATCTCacatcaccctcttctcttttgttcctcttccccACCTCGCTTTCCCCTTCAGCTCCAGCCAGAGCTTCCCAACTCACCAAGAAAAtttcacaaaaagacaaaaaacaaaccagTAAGCCATGAATATGCTGCTGCTACAATACAGATTTTTATTAAGGATTAAACGCCAGAGAAGTTTTAACTATCACAAATCTTCGAGCTCTGTGGTTGTTACCCATTGTGTGATCAATTTCTATCCCTCAATACAGTACATTCTTCATTCTATGGACCTTGGCTGTTGTTACCCCTCAATAACAGCTATAATTTTGGATGTCATACGTAACCCATATCTGTGTGTTACCGGAGCATGTCCTGCAAATTTGTACCGTCCCGCATAGAGGAACTACAGAGACGATAATTTAGAACTTTTGTAATCAAGTGAGTTTTACTACTTGGAACTATGTGTTCATACCTAACGAGCTGTTTTGCTGATAGCAGGATATGCCTGCCAGCTCTCTGTAAAATGGATCTAGGAAATAAAGTCAAATTTTTCCTCTAACTTTTGACTCCAGAAAAGCGTGTTGGGTTTCTCAGTATTTGGGGGAATGACTGTTTGAAGAACCACTGGCctaaataatttggaaaatttatCCAATCACAGTGGAGTGACTGTGGGGACACGGCTATGAGTTGGTGTGACATAATCTAGCATTAATTGTTAGTCAGCTGTCAGGAGGCTGATCTAACATCCTAGCATGCCTCTTGAGGGCCTTTCCAATTGAGCTTTTAGGAGGAGGGTAGGAAAGTCAGGAAAAGCATGCAATCCCCTTTGGGGGAGGGAAAGCACCTCGAGATTTGCGAGCTTCTCTGGGACAGGTATTTTACCACAAATGTCACATCAATTAAAGGGACGGCTGCAGTAAGGGGAAAGCCAGGATCAGGGGTAAAAGAGAGAGGCAAGGTAGCACCAGGGTGCCTGAGCATGACACAGAAACATCTCTGCTTTTACCAGCATAAGGAACCAAACATCCCCCAGGAAAGGGGCTGGCAGTGTGTTTGGAATTCTCACCCTGACCCGAGCATCAGGTAGAACTCCTTCTTACCCTCAGATCTTTACCTTCAAGACTCCTTAATGTTTCCTGTGACATCCCAGGTCTACCCCCACCCTTTCCCCCTGTCCGGCaccatagagaaggaaaaacatcTAAGGAAAGAAGTAGCCGATGCCAGTTTTGGCCTCCTTCTCCCGGGGCACACGGAGCAATGGGCGGTCTTGCTCCAGAATGAGGGGGTTACCCGCTCCTTCCTCATCGTCATGGGAACGGGCAGTGCCGGGAGGCACAGCTGGCTCCTCAGAGGAACCTGGAAAATAGTAACAATGTTAACTCATGATTCTAGACTTCATACTTTGCACAGCACCCAAGAGACTAAGACCTAATTTTGAGTTTCAAATACAGTATGAAGCAAGAAGTTAGGGCAgaaattattatccccatttaacatgtaagaaaactgaagcttaacAGTAGAAGATATATCTCTATATCTAGGCCCACTGTGGAAGCTGGCTGTGGGGGACGGAGGGTAAGAGGGCAAGGCCGTGTTAGAGAAGAGAAAAGTCAGACAGATACCCCATGCTCAGAGCAAATGGGaaataccaccagggaagcagggaagCGGGTGGCCTCCTAACAGCCACCACCACCCTACAGCCAGCCTGACTAATTTTACTAAGCAAATGAGTAACAAAGCCGGAGCCGGAAGCTTACAGAACTTCATGGAGAGGCGAAAGCAGGCGTTGTTCTTCAGTGACTCCAAGAAGGACATGTAGTCCATGACTTGGCCAGGCTGAGACTGGTTCTTAAAGAAGGTGATATCTACAAGAAATGTAACATCTGCATCTTCTTGGCGGAACCAGACGGTCTTTGGATTCTGAACTTCTTTTGAGTCAACAGTATTAGGAACTGGGACTGTTTCCATATTCAtgatttctttaagattgacagCTAGGTCTGGCTGAGGGTCTGGAATTGTACTGAGAATGGAGACATCTTCAAGCTCTGCAGTCACattaacttcatcttcttcaaaaGTGTTGCCTAAGTCTTTCTGAGAAACTGGAATTTCGTTGCAAATTTGAGTGTCCTTGGGCTCTGGAACCACACTGAGAACTGAGTCTTCTTCAAGATCAGGATTTTCTTCAGAGTCTTGGATTTCATGGACATCAGCGGCTTCTTCGCGCCCAGAGATTTCTTCAACATCTGAGGTTTCTTCATTGTTCAGTACTCCACTTTCATCTGAGGATTCTTCCTGGCTTTGAATTTCATCAGCATCAGAGACATCTTCGGGGCTTGTTACCACATGGAGAGTGGGGACCTCTTCAGGACTGGAGTATTCTTCAGATCCTGCAATTCCACTGATTTCTGGAATTTCTTCAGTAGCTGAGGTTTCTTCCTCATTTGGGACTCCATCAAGAGCTGGAACTTCTTCAAGACTGGGGTCTTCTTCAGAGTCTGAGAGTCCATTGATCTCGGGGGCTTCTTCATGATTTGGGATTTCATGCCCACCAGGGGCTTCTTCAGGGCTTGGGACATGACCACCAGAGGCTGCTTCAGGGCTTGGGACCATATGAATACCTGGGACTTCATCATAATCAAAGTCTTCATCAGAGTCTGAAATCCCATTGATTTCTGGGGCTTCTTGGTGGTCTGGAACTTCTTCAGCATTTGAGGCTTCATCATTTGGGATTTCATCCAGGGCTAGAACATCTTCAAGACTGGGGTCTTCTCCAAAATCTGGGTCTTCATCATTATCAGAGTCATTGGCATGGTCTGGAATTTCATCAGCATCTGAAGCTTCTTCAATGTTCGGGACAACATCAAGATCCGGAACTTCTGCGAGGTTGGGGTTTTGGTAGTCTTCAAAATCTTGTCCTTCATCAAGGTCGTGGTCTGGGTTTTCTCCAGGGTTTGGGTTTTCTCCAAGGTTTGGGACTTCTTGCACATCTGGAACTACATGAGGGTccggaaaaaaattaaaatatggtaTTTCATCAAAGTCTGCAATTCCAATGAGGTCTGGAATTTCATCATCCACATCTAGAATGTCCTCAAGGAGAGGAAGACCATCAAAATTCAGGACATCAtcgttatcatcatcatcatcttcttcaTCAAGCTCTGGAATGCCTTCGAGATGCGGGCCTTGAAACTCAAGGTCATTTGGAATCTCAAGACCTTGAAGTTCACCAAAGACTAATCCTTGATTGAGATATTCAAATACTAGTTCTTCATTGACTGACATATCGTCCTCAGAGGACTCATCTTCTTCAAGGGGCTCGACTTCAGCAAGGACCTGGCCTTCAGGAAGGGCCTGACCTTCACCAAGGGACTCACCTGCAGCAAAGGCCTGACCTTCAGCAAGGGTCTGACCGCCAGCAGGGAACTGACCTTCATCAAAGGGCTTGCTTTGACCAAGGATAGCAGCCCGGGCTTCAGCAGAGGTTTCCACCGGGTCAGAAAGTAAAGCATCCTCTTCCATTTTTATCCGTGCACTCCTGAAGGGGAATGAATTTGAAAAAGCAAGTCAGTTGATATACTTGGGTTGACTAATATAAGGGCGACCTGGAGTCAGAAGCCCCCATAGGAGATCCTCCTTCAGGCTAAGCATGAATAAACCCAGAAAACACTCACTGGATCTTCCTCAAATTCCTGCGTCTGATAAAATCAAGGGCTTCAGGGCTGGATTTCCACACACGCTTAGCAACCTGCTTCTGAATATGGGGAGGCACCTGAGAGCAAAATTAGCAAGGTTAGCTGTTATTACACAACATTTAAAAAGCCTATACTCCTCTGTATCAGGTACCCAGAACTGAAGGCACCATGCACAGCTAATGTAGGAAGGACTTTTAAACTGGGAGATTCGTGGCTGCCTGCTTCGGCTATCCCTCAGGGATGCACATAGAACTCTTCCTTGTcttgggaaaaggagagagagagctgtGAAATGTGTGTGTCCAAAGCTTCCACCCACCTGGAAGAGGACATCCCAGTTATCAATCATGGCACGGACCACACTGACAGAGGCAACATAGTGGTCAATCCCCAGTCTGGTTTTCCTGGACTCCCTCTTGGCAGATGCCCCCTTCTTCAGGAGAGCAGATCCAAACACCAAAGCCAAATTGGTGGACGTCATACGATTGCCTGAAACCTAGGTAAAAGGAAAGCAGGAAGTGATCAACTCAAAAGCAGTAATGGAAATTACACAAATAGAAAGGTCCCTTTTGTTCTTGttatcccctccctctgtctctctctctctttctcatataTTCCCATACATGTCCCCTGCTATGAACCTCACTACCCTTTCCCAGAGCTTTTTACCAACTGTCCATCAATGCCAATGGAGTCCTCGCAGTTCTCAGTGACCTTATGCAGGACCTTCAGCAGACGCTCTAGGGTGTCACTGTGGCAAGGTGGCATCAGGTAAACCAGCAACTGCAGGGCAGAAAGCTGATCCTGTGGCTTCAGCGCTAGAGGGAGGAAATCAGGGGCTGGTTTAGGGGGCTCGCCTTGGCAGCAGCCTGACACAAAGAAAGGTGTGATTATGGTTGCAAATTGCTGAAGGCTATGGGGAAGGTACCTAGGCATCTTTTCTTTGCTCATTCCCCTGGCATTTGCACTCAGGATCCCTAGAACCCAGAAGTGCTCCCATCAAAATAAGACACCCCCCAAAAAGGAGACCCCCACCTCTACAGAATCTAGGTTTTACTTTGCCCTGAGAGGGTACACACAGCCTCAAGAAGCTCTAGAGAGATTTCCAAAGATCAGACTTGTAGTGGAATCTGGAGAGGTATTTTCATCTTCTGCTATTCATTTTGCCTTAGTGCCTTGGGGTCTTGCAGCCTGAGCTCTGTCCCCAGAGCCCCACATCCCCTGTGCTATTTCCTTTCCCTGCCCAGCAAGGGCGAGCAGAAGGCTCACTGGCTGTCTGGAGGAAGGACATGTACAGATCATCCGGCAGCAACGAGTCCTTCATGTCCTGGAAAAACTCCTTGAGGAGCGCGGCCACATCGTGTACATTCTGAGAGTCATCCAGCACCACATCCAGGCCTTGGTCAAATTCTTCACGGAGCTAGAAAAAGAGAATACTGCCAGTGAAGGCTCTGCCCACCGCAGCCTTCCTCCTGGCCACTCCTTCAATAAAGTTCAGCCCTCAGTAGAGGTAGTTGGCTATATGGTGTGCCTGAGGGGCTAGAAAGAAGACCATGCTCCCCTCACCAGGCGTGACAGTCTCTTCAGGTCTATGGGGGAGCCCCACCCCATGGGCTTTCTCTCACTGAAGGAACAAAAGTGTGAACATAGTTGGTTTATTATTACCTTACGCACTCTCTTCTCAGAATATTCCAGGGTGAAAATCCCCACTGTGCTTAAGCCTGAAAGAAAAGACCAAGGGAAGCTCAGTATCTCTGCTAACCCCTCCCCCAGCActacccttttcctcctccaccgCATTCCAACCCCAACTGGTGGCAGGGGAATGTTGCAAGCCCTTCCTCCTTTGACCTGTTAcccttccccatctgtaaaacggCTCTCTTTAATTGCCTTCCACCTTGATTTCACCGCCATTCTTGGCCCCTTACCATGTTTCTCTATGAAGCTGCAGCAAGCCTCAACAACATGGGGGATTTGCTTAGCAATCGGATTGAGGCTCATTTTCCTTTTGGATCCCAGAAGTCGCTGGCCAATTGGAAAGGAAATCCTGGAAAGTTGCAGGGTCTGCAGTAGCAGGGCCCCATCCTCCAGTTCAGCCAGGCTGTCCACAGAGACTGCGCCCTGTGGAGAAACCCAGACTCTGTGAAAATGGGGGAGCTGGGGGGGCGGGGTGTCACTTCGAACCTTCCTAAAGATTGCGTCACGTTTGCAACGGGAGACAAGTTCTTACGCCCCTCCAACGCGTTCTGTTCAGCATCCCCTTCCTTCTGAGGACACAGGCCTTGACCCTCCCGCCCCACATCCCGGACACTTCACGAAGGGCCCCTGCCTGAAACCTGAAAGGTTGAACTCACTCTACGCCCACGGCGAGTAAACTCCCGGGGCAGGAAGGGCTCATCCCGTCGGCGACTGAAAAAGCGCCGGATGCGGCCAAACATCCTTTGCACCGCGTTTCCCCGACGACGACCGCTAGTAGCGGGACCGGCGGCTTCTTCAATCTGCATCGTGGCTCTCAGTTCAACTTGCTTGCGGCGGGTAAGCTCGTTCACCAGGACCTCTTCCAGACGAATGCCAAAGGTCTTGAGAGATACGGCTTGGGAGCCAGGGAGAGAAGGAATGAGAAACGTCAGCGCTCCACAGCGCTTAAATCGGGAGGAACTGCAGGGGCTGTAGCCCTCCTCTAAGCAACCACccccagccacccccaccccgccagaCCCGCAGCGCCCCTCCCCCGGGACGGAGCCAAAGAGACCCTACGGTGATTTGGCTGAACGACTCAGCTCCACTCCACTACCCCGACGGGGTCCCTGCCTTAAGACCTGCCAGGGGGTGACCACCTTGAAGCAATGAGGGCAGTTTCTTCTGGGCGATCTGTCTGGGGTAGTAGATTCATCGGGGATCAGATCTGATGGGACTGTTCAGCACTCCAGGAACTAGTGCGCCATTTCCTGAAACCATACCCTGCGGGGTTTCTGGAAGcccgggggggggggagggtaggGGGAAGGGGGGGGAGggtagggggaagggaggggacggGGGACCCAGGGGCAGTGGGCACCACCCTGTCTCCAGTAACCAGGCTCTCGAATGCAGGAGGGGTGCAGCATTCTGTTTCTTTACTAAGGAAAGTACAGTAAGAGAGACCCTCACCCCTCTCTTGTCCTCTCAGAATCAGAAACCACTTCTCCAAGGTGTTTGGACGGTCAGTAGGTAGAGCtatgggaagagaaaaaaacGAAAATACACGCACTCTCATACAAAAAGGATTTGATAAGTGACTAAAACATCGCAGTGCACGGATCCACAGGGacggagggggaagggaggggcaaACAGCTTTGTCTTGTCCTCCCGAAGTGTTTTGCTTtcactcagcctcagtttccccatttgaaaACGGGACCAATTCTGTTTACCTCCCGAGACTCCAAGGATGTCACCACACCAGATCCTGTACGGCGCCGCGTGCGCAGCGCGCATCTCGTTACGCACCAGCAGTAGCGCAACACGACGCTTCAACCTGAGATTCCAGGGCTGCGAGGCCGCGGGACAGCGCAACAGGCGAGGGGAGGGGCTCTGCCTGCGGCGCCCGGGCGAGTAGGGGTCGCTAAGTTACTGCGGGCGCGCTCGTTCCCCGGAGGCCAGCGGCTCCCAGCGCTGCTGCGGCGGGAGAAGCGGCGACACCCGCTGGCCCCGCACTGCCACCCCCCGCAGCGGCGGCTGCCCACGGGGTCTCATCGCCCTTCGCTGGGCTCCTATTTTCGGCTGCGCCCGCCGCGCGCGCGCCTGGCGAGCCCACTGCCCCCTGCACTTCTCATCCCTGCGGCGGCGCCCCTTGGGCTCGCGcgaccccacccccccactcACCTCCCCTCAGCCGCCCAATCTGCGCCCGCGGGGGACACCCCGGTGCTCTTCGACCCCCGTCCTGCGCTGGGTCCCGCTCGCTCCCCGGCAGCCAGCCGAGGTGGGCAGCGCTCCCAGCGCACCTCCCGCCGCCGCTCCCCGCACCCGCATCCGCCCTCCCGCTACTCGCCGGGATTGGCGCGTCTCTCTCTCGGTCTCGCTATCTCCCTCCAACTCTTGGTCTCTCAACCGCGCTGTCTCTGTCTGTCCCAGTCCTCCCGGAGTATCTCTCTGCGCCTCCATCTCGTCCCGACTCGTTCTGGCACCGCACTTGGTCCGTCTGTCTCTTCACCTGTCCTCTGTCCACTTGTCTGTCTCTGATATCTGCCTGTCTCACTGCCCCCCAAGCCCCAAGCTTCGACCCAACTCAACTCATCTTTACCTCTTCCCAGTTGACCAAACACCCCTCAAGTCCCACTCCCTCGGTTATCCAGGAGCCGGGAGAACCGGCCAGGTCCGAGACCAGAGGAGAGTCCCTCCCACCCCTCGACCCCCAAACCCCCAATTCGTTCCGCCCGGCCCGGAGGGTCCACTCGGCCCGAAGGCGAGGATGCCACATACCGGGGTACTGCTCACCTCTTTCAGGTTTGAATTCAGAGAGGAACTGCCTGGCCACGAGTTCGTGGTAAGCAGCCTCTTGCAGCTTCAGACGCTCCAGCTC
The genomic region above belongs to Ovis canadensis isolate MfBH-ARS-UI-01 breed Bighorn chromosome X, ARS-UI_OviCan_v2, whole genome shotgun sequence and contains:
- the ARHGAP36 gene encoding rho GTPase-activating protein 36 isoform X1, whose protein sequence is MAWMLDCLFASAFEPRPRRVNVLGGAPGHNSNRRAKMISIHSLSELERLKLQEAAYHELVARQFLSEFKPERALPTDRPNTLEKWFLILRGQERAVSLKTFGIRLEEVLVNELTRRKQVELRATMQIEEAAGPATSGRRRGNAVQRMFGRIRRFFSRRRDEPFLPREFTRRGRRGAVSVDSLAELEDGALLLQTLQLSRISFPIGQRLLGSKRKMSLNPIAKQIPHVVEACCSFIEKHGLSTVGIFTLEYSEKRVRKLREEFDQGLDVVLDDSQNVHDVAALLKEFFQDMKDSLLPDDLYMSFLQTATLKPQDQLSALQLLVYLMPPCHSDTLERLLKVLHKVTENCEDSIGIDGQLVSGNRMTSTNLALVFGSALLKKGASAKRESRKTRLGIDHYVASVSVVRAMIDNWDVLFQVPPHIQKQVAKRVWKSSPEALDFIRRRNLRKIQSARIKMEEDALLSDPVETSAEARAAILGQSKPFDEGQFPAGGQTLAEGQAFAAGESLGEGQALPEGQVLAEVEPLEEDESSEDDMSVNEELVFEYLNQGLVFGELQGLEIPNDLEFQGPHLEGIPELDEEDDDDDNDDVLNFDGLPLLEDILDVDDEIPDLIGIADFDEIPYFNFFPDPHVVPDVQEVPNLGENPNPGENPDHDLDEGQDFEDYQNPNLAEVPDLDVVPNIEEASDADEIPDHANDSDNDEDPDFGEDPSLEDVLALDEIPNDEASNAEEVPDHQEAPEINGISDSDEDFDYDEVPGIHMVPSPEAASGGHVPSPEEAPGGHEIPNHEEAPEINGLSDSEEDPSLEEVPALDGVPNEEETSATEEIPEISGIAGSEEYSSPEEVPTLHVVTSPEDVSDADEIQSQEESSDESGVLNNEETSDVEEISGREEAADVHEIQDSEENPDLEEDSVLSVVPEPKDTQICNEIPVSQKDLGNTFEEDEVNVTAELEDVSILSTIPDPQPDLAVNLKEIMNMETVPVPNTVDSKEVQNPKTVWFRQEDADVTFLVDITFFKNQSQPGQVMDYMSFLESLKNNACFRLSMKFCSSEEPAVPPGTARSHDDEEGAGNPLILEQDRPLLRVPREKEAKTGIGYFFP
- the ARHGAP36 gene encoding rho GTPase-activating protein 36 isoform X6 translates to MNVLGGAPGHNSNRRAKMISIHSLSELERLKLQEAAYHELVARQFLSEFKPERALPTDRPNTLEKWFLILRGQERAVSLKTFGIRLEEVLVNELTRRKQVELRATMQIEEAAGPATSGRRRGNAVQRMFGRIRRFFSRRRDEPFLPREFTRRGRRGAVSVDSLAELEDGALLLQTLQLSRISFPIGQRLLGSKRKMSLNPIAKQIPHVVEACCSFIEKHGLSTVGIFTLEYSEKRVRKLREEFDQGLDVVLDDSQNVHDVAALLKEFFQDMKDSLLPDDLYMSFLQTATLKPQDQLSALQLLVYLMPPCHSDTLERLLKVLHKVTENCEDSIGIDGQLVSGNRMTSTNLALVFGSALLKKGASAKRESRKTRLGIDHYVASVSVVRAMIDNWDVLFQVPPHIQKQVAKRVWKSSPEALDFIRRRNLRKIQSARIKMEEDALLSDPVETSAEARAAILGQSKPFDEGSSEEPAVPPGTARSHDDEEGAGNPLILEQDRPLLRVPREKEAKTGIGYFFP
- the ARHGAP36 gene encoding rho GTPase-activating protein 36 isoform X2, producing MNVLGGAPGHNSNRRAKMISIHSLSELERLKLQEAAYHELVARQFLSEFKPERALPTDRPNTLEKWFLILRGQERAVSLKTFGIRLEEVLVNELTRRKQVELRATMQIEEAAGPATSGRRRGNAVQRMFGRIRRFFSRRRDEPFLPREFTRRGRRGAVSVDSLAELEDGALLLQTLQLSRISFPIGQRLLGSKRKMSLNPIAKQIPHVVEACCSFIEKHGLSTVGIFTLEYSEKRVRKLREEFDQGLDVVLDDSQNVHDVAALLKEFFQDMKDSLLPDDLYMSFLQTATLKPQDQLSALQLLVYLMPPCHSDTLERLLKVLHKVTENCEDSIGIDGQLVSGNRMTSTNLALVFGSALLKKGASAKRESRKTRLGIDHYVASVSVVRAMIDNWDVLFQVPPHIQKQVAKRVWKSSPEALDFIRRRNLRKIQSARIKMEEDALLSDPVETSAEARAAILGQSKPFDEGQFPAGGQTLAEGQAFAAGESLGEGQALPEGQVLAEVEPLEEDESSEDDMSVNEELVFEYLNQGLVFGELQGLEIPNDLEFQGPHLEGIPELDEEDDDDDNDDVLNFDGLPLLEDILDVDDEIPDLIGIADFDEIPYFNFFPDPHVVPDVQEVPNLGENPNPGENPDHDLDEGQDFEDYQNPNLAEVPDLDVVPNIEEASDADEIPDHANDSDNDEDPDFGEDPSLEDVLALDEIPNDEASNAEEVPDHQEAPEINGISDSDEDFDYDEVPGIHMVPSPEAASGGHVPSPEEAPGGHEIPNHEEAPEINGLSDSEEDPSLEEVPALDGVPNEEETSATEEIPEISGIAGSEEYSSPEEVPTLHVVTSPEDVSDADEIQSQEESSDESGVLNNEETSDVEEISGREEAADVHEIQDSEENPDLEEDSVLSVVPEPKDTQICNEIPVSQKDLGNTFEEDEVNVTAELEDVSILSTIPDPQPDLAVNLKEIMNMETVPVPNTVDSKEVQNPKTVWFRQEDADVTFLVDITFFKNQSQPGQVMDYMSFLESLKNNACFRLSMKFCSSEEPAVPPGTARSHDDEEGAGNPLILEQDRPLLRVPREKEAKTGIGYFFP